A single Oncorhynchus nerka isolate Pitt River linkage group LG10, Oner_Uvic_2.0, whole genome shotgun sequence DNA region contains:
- the LOC115136123 gene encoding protein c-ets-1-B-like isoform X3, whose product MDNLQLDVDFSDVPLLTPGSREMMSQALRATFSGFTKEQQRLGMPRDPRHWSESQVGQWLLWTVNEFSLKSVDLHCFRMAGVSLCALGKECFLDLAPDFVGDILWEHLEMMQRDVRHFPVNGLMPTFQESRFTYDYLASEYSFSAQITRDNFCPNHTVHFIMERNIITPFFGRDVMSLPQFFSVDYGTERAQCILPSINSEPGFITESNQTLLPTTCEDLLSIKTENGHSTGPLGPKQGDYLTIKQEVVSHDNMCMGHVIRGKIGSQESFESVESLDACERLTQSRGSHSHFCSLQRVPSYNSFDSDDYPATLRGHPAKGTFKDYVKERMDLTKDKSVIPAAALAGYTGSGPIQLWQFLLELLTDTSCQSVISWTGDGWEFKLTNPDEVARRWGQRKNKPKMNYEKLSRGLRYYYNKNIIHKTSGKRYVYRFVCDLNGLLGYSAEEIHAMLDMMPDTGE is encoded by the exons ACCCCAGGCACTGGTCAGAGAGCCAGGTGGGCCAGTGGCTGCTGTGGACAGTGAACGAGTTCAGCCTGAAGAGCGTGGACCTGCACTGCTTCCGTATGGCCGGGGTAAGTCTCTGTGCCCTGGGGAAGGAGTGCTTCTTGGACCTGGCACCTGACTTTGTGGGGGACATCCTGTGGGAACACCTGGAGATGATGCAGAGAG ATGTGAGGCATTTCCCCGTCAATGGCTTGATGCCCACATTCCAGGAGTCCCGGTTCACTTATGACTACCTTGCCAGTGAGTATAGCTTTTCTGCCCAAATCACAAGAGACAACTTTTGTCCAAATCATACTGTCCATTTTATAATGGAGAGAAATATCATTACTCCCTTTTTTGGGAGAGATGTAATGTCTCTCCCCCAATTCTTCTCCGTAGACTATGGAACTGAACGTGCCCAGTGCATCCTTCCATCGATCAACTCAGAGCCAGGCTTCATCACAGAGTCCAATCAGACACTTCTACCAACCACCTGTGAGGACCTGCTGTCAATCAAGACTGAGAACGGACATTCTACTGGCCCACTGGGTCCTAAGCAGGGGGACTACCTCACCATCAAACAGGAAGTGGTCTCCCATGACAACATGTGCATGGGGCACGTCATTCGAG GTAAAATTGGGAGCCAAGAATCCTTTGAGAGTGTGGAGAGCCTAGATGCTTGTGAGCGTCTCACCCAGTCCCGGGGCAGCCACTCCCACTTCTGCAGTCTGCAGCGCGTGCCCTCCTACAACAGCTTTGACTCAGACGACTACCCGGCCACGCTGCGTGGCCACCCAGCCAAAGGCACCTTCAAAGACTATGTGAAGGAGCGCATGGACCTGACCAAAGACAAGTCTGTCATACCGGCAGCGGCTCTTGCGGgatacacag GAAGTGGTCCGATCCAGCTGTGGCAATTTCTGTTGGAGCTCTTGACTGACACTTCCTGTCAGTCGGTCATCAGCTGGACGGGAGATGGCTGGGAATTCAAATTGACCAATCCCGATGAG GTGGCTAGGCGCTGGGGCCAGAGGAAGAACAAGCCCAAGATGAACTATGAAAAGCTGAGCCGTGGCCTGCGCTACTACTACAACAAGAACATAATCCACAAGACGTCTGGCAAGCGATATGTCTACCGCTTTGTCTGCGACCTGAACGGCCTTCTGGGATACAGTGCAGAGGAGATTCACGCCATGCTTGACATGATGCCGGACACAGGAGAGTGA